The following coding sequences lie in one Spinacia oleracea cultivar Varoflay chromosome 1, BTI_SOV_V1, whole genome shotgun sequence genomic window:
- the LOC110802353 gene encoding V-type proton ATPase subunit D, with translation MSGSGQRLNVVPTVTVLGVIKARLIGATRGHALLKKKSDALTVQFRAILKKIVSTKESMGDIMKTSAFSLTEAKYVAGDNIKHVVLENVQNASLKVRSRQENVAGVKLPKFEYFTEGDTKNDLTGLARGGQQVQLCRGAYIKAIEVLVELASLQTSFLTLDEAIKTTNRRVNALENVVKPRLENTISYIKGELDELEREDFFRLKKIQGFKRKEVEKQLAAARLFAEDQVVEKISLQRGISVNAAQNFLAAEKDEDIIF, from the coding sequence ATGTCGGGTTCAGGACAGCGCCTCAATGTCGTGCCAACTGTTACTGTGCTTGGGGTTATCAAAGCCCGTCTTATTGGTGCTACAAGAGGCCATGCTCTGTTAAAGAAGAAGAGTGATGCTTTGACTGTACAGTTCCGTGCAATTCTTAAGAAGATAGTCTCCACGAAGGAATCTATGGGGGATATTATGAAAACATCTGCTTTTTCCTTAACTGAAGCCAAGTATGTTGCTGGAGATAATATTAAACATGTTGTCCTTGAGAATGTCCAAAATGCATCTCTTAAGGTTCGTTCTCGCCAAGAAAATGTTGCTGGGGTGAAACTTCCCAAGTTTGAGTACTTCACAGAGGGAGACACCAAAAATGATCTTACTGGATTGGCTAGAGGTGGCCAGCAAGTGCAGCTGTGCCGCGGTGCCTATATAAAAGCCATTGAGGTTCTTGTTGAACTAGCTTCTCTTCAAACTTCGTTTTTAACACTTGATGAAGCTATCAAGACTACTAATCGTAGGGTGAATGCCCTTGAAAACGTTGTGAAACCGAGGTTGGAAAACACCATCAGCTACATTAAGGGAGAGTTGGATGAGCTGGAAAGAGAAGACTTTTTCAGATTGAAGAAGATTCAGGGTTTCAAGAGGAAGGAGGTTGAGAAACAGCTTGCAGCTGCTAGACTTTTTGCAGAAGATCAGGTTGTGGAAAAGATTTCTTTGCAGAGAGGGATATCAGTCAATGCAGCTCAAAATTTCTTGGCTGCTGAGAAGGACGAAGACATAATCTTTTGA
- the LOC110802328 gene encoding germin-like protein subfamily 3 member 4, with translation MFNSWHVISCFLFISIILKVCLADNDNLHDICPAATPTSKTCDAATFINGLPCKDPANITASDFKTSYLKHRGDTFNFLLSSTNIVTAAEFPGLNTLGLGLARTDLEVDGIVTPHSHPRAAEILFVSKGVVTVGFIDTSNQVFQKVLREGDVFIIPKSMLHFCFNVGYEFATIFSVLNSQNPGLIDISGAVFGSSSEAATKMKERVVSLSSLNKADATSSQTTFSHQHTEL, from the coding sequence ATGTTTAACTCTTGGCATGTCATCTCATGTTTTCTCTTCATTAGTATTATCCTCAAAGTTTGCTTAGCAGACAACGACAACCTCCATGATATCTGCCCTGCAGCCACCCCAACTTCAAAAACTTGTGACGCTGCGACTTTCATCAACGGCCTTCCTTGCAAGGACCCAGCAAATATAACAGCCTCCGATTTCAAAACCTCATACCTCAAACATCGTGGGGATACCTTTAACTTCCTCCTATCCTCTACAAACATAGTGACTGCAGCTGAATTCCCGGGCCTTAACACCCTGGGCCTCGGATTGGCCCGGACAGATTTGGAGGTAGATGGTATAGTGACCCCACACTCTCACCCTAGGGCTGCAGAGATACTCTTTGTAAGCAAAGGAGTTGTGACAGTCGGGTTTATTGACACCAGTAACCAGGTGTTTCAGAAGGTTCTAAGAGAAGGTGACGTGTTCATCATCCCAAAGAGTATGCTTCATTTCTGTTTCAACGTTGGATATGAGTTTGCCACCATTTTCTCTGTCCTCAACAGCCAAAATCCAGGTCTAATTGACATATCAGGTGCCGTGTTTGGTTCTAGCTCTGAGGCGGCCACAAAGATGAAGGAAAGAGTTGTATCTCTTTCTTCTCTAAACAAGGCTGATGCCACCAGctcccaaacaacattttcacaCCAACATACAGAATTATAA